The following is a genomic window from Citrifermentans bemidjiense Bem.
TCCCGAAAGGCATGGAGAACTGCCGCTGGGTCTCGTTGAAGACTACCCTGGCGCCTACCTCCTCCAGAAAGCCGTAAAGTCCGGATATGATCGGCGGCACCCCCAGGAAAGCGAGCCTTAAGCGCTCGTGGCGCGGCGCACGGACGGCCGCGGCGGCGATGAAGGCGTCGACCTCGGCCTCGAACGCGTCCGGGTCGCCGTTCATGTCCGAGGTGCAGACCTGGAAGTAATGGTTCTCCTCCCCGGTCACCTTGTCTTCCTGCCAGGAGAGGCGGTCAATTTCGTGGACTTTGGCGCGGATCCGGTCCAGGCGCTTTTTCGCCTCGCCCACATGGTCCCAGTCGACGCCGAACTGTCCCATCAGCTTTTCGATCTCTTTTTTGAGCGGCACAGCCTCGCGCCCGGCAGGATAGGCGAAGGGGTAGACGTGCACCCCGTTCAGGGAGAGCACCTCCATGAGCGCCTTGGTGTAGCTGCAGTCCCCCTCGGTGACGGCGATCAGTTCGGTGACGCCGCTTTGCACCACGGCGCCGTAGATCCCCTTGATCCAGGCGCAGACATTCCTCGGGAAACCGGTGAGTTCTGCATCTTCGATGAGCGACGCGTTGTCATGGTGGGTGATGAAGACGTTGTTCAGGTCGATGGGAACCACGCCCGCCGCGATCAGCACCTCGAGCGGGATGGTGGTGGTAAAGCCTACTCTGCGCAAAACTTACTCCGTCTTGATGAAATTGAGGTAGATGAGCACCGCCCCTATGGCGAGGCCGCCGAATGCGAAGGGAAGTGTGGAGGAAACCGAAAGGGTGTCCCCCTCGGTCGGCAGGGTGTAGCGCAGCAAAAGCAGCAGTGAGACAGCGGCGAAAAGCATTGAGAGCACGAACTTGGAACGGACCACGATGGCATAAAAGGCGATGACCAGGAACGCGCCGATGATCCACGGGTTGCTCATCGCGCTTTTCACGGTGAGGGTTTTTATCAAATGTACGAGGTTGGCGGTCTCGAAGGGTGCCAGCGTCTCGACGGTCTTTTGAACGACAGCTTCTTTATCCATCTCGGATCTCCTAATAAACGCTAGATTATAAGCAAATGGGCTGATTTGGCAAGAAGTTAAAGCGGGTTGCCTCCCGGCCTAATCCTTACGTGATAACGGAGCGAACCGCCGGCCCGCTGCCGGTAGAAAGGAGAAGCAGCTATGGAAGATCTCAAGGCGACACCGCTGCAAGCCCACCACGAGGGGCTCAAGGCGCTGATGGCTCCCTTCGGGGGATGGCTGATGCCGATCCAGTACGAGGGGATCATCGCCGAACACAGGTGGTGCCGCGAAAAAGCGGCGCTTTTCGACATCTGCCACATGGGAGAGTTCCGGTTCCGGGGGGACATCCAGGCCGGCGGCTTGGAAGACGTCTTCACCTTCTCGGTCAAGGGGATCCCGATCGGGCGCTCGCGCTACGGGTTCCTGCTGAACCCGTCGGGGGGGGTGATCGACGACCTGATCGTCTTTAGGCTGGCTGAGGACGAGGTGATGATCGTAGTAAACGCGGCGACCGCGCCCAACGATTTCAAGGTCATCGCCTCGCGTCTGAAAGAGCCGGCGCAACTGGTCGACATCTCCGTGCAGACCGGGAAGCTGGACCTCCAGGGGCCGCTCTCCCGCGAGGTGCTGGTGGAACATCTGGGGAGCGAACTCGGCGCGCTTCCCTTCTTCAAGTTCACCAGGACCCGCGTCCTCGGGGAGGACGCCATCGTGAGCCGGACCGGATACACCGGCGAACTCGGCTACGAGATCTTCCTCCCCAGCGGCAAGACTGCGGAACTGTGGGAGCTCCTGCTCAAGGACCCGAGGGTTGCCCCAGCCGGATTGGGCGCCCGCGACCTGTTGCGGCTGGAGATGGGGTACTCGTTGTACGGAAACGACATCGACGAAAAGATCTCTCCGATTGCAGCGGGACTCACCGCATTCGTTAACCTGGACAAGGATTTCGTCGGCAAGGATGCGCTCCTTAAGGAGCGGGAAACGGGGCCGGAAAACGTGAAGGTCGCCTTCCGCGTCGACTCCCGCCGCTCTCCGCGCCACTTTTACGAGATCCTGCATCAGGGAGCGCAGGTGGGGATGGTGACCAGCGGCGCCTTCTCCCCCATGCTTTCCTGCGGCATCGGGATGGGGTACGTGAAGCCGGAGGCAGCGGCCTTGGGGACCAGGCTCACCATCAAGCACGAGCGGGTAGAGATGGAGGCCCAGGTGGTCGAGCTTCCCTTCTACACCGGAGGTTCGCTGAGGGCATAGGCTCCCCCCCCCCACCCGGCCTCCCCCCTCTTGCCATTCCCAGATCAGGCGCGGACCGGCCTGGGCTGCCAATTAACTCTTTATGCGAACGATACGAACCACACAAAACGGAGGATCACCAGATGGCAAAGTTCTTCACCAAGGAGCACGAGTGGGTAGAGATGGACGGGGCGCAGGCGATCGTCGGCATCAGCGAGCACGCGGCGCACGAACTGGGGGACATCACCTTCGTGGAACTCCCGAAGATCGGCAAGAGCGTGAAGCAGTTCGACACCCTGGCGGGGATCGAATCGGTCAAGGCCGCAAGCGACATCTACGCGCCGGTTTCCGGCAAGGTGGCCCAGGTGAACGACAAGCTGGAGGACGCCCCTGAGCTGGTGAACCAGGGCGCCGAGAGCGAAGGGTGGATCTGCAGGCTGGAAGGTGTTGACGCCTCCGAGCTTGGTGCGCTCCTGGATGCAGCGGCGTACGCCAAGTACCTGGAAGGACTGTAGGGATGGGATACTGTCCCAACACACCGGACGAGATCCGGGAGATGCTCGCCGTGATCGGCGCGGGTAGCATCGAGGAGCTCTTCGCTCCCATCCCGGCGGAACTGCGCGCCAAGTCTTTCGACCTCCCCCCCGGCATGTCCGAGTTCGAGCTGATGCGGATCATGAGGGAGAAGGCCGCGGCCGGGGGGGCGGAGATCGTCCCCTTCATCGGCGGCGGCATCTACGACCACATCATACCGGCGGCGGTGGACCACCTCTCCTCGCGCGCCGAATTCTACACCGCCTACACC
Proteins encoded in this region:
- the gcvT gene encoding glycine cleavage system aminomethyltransferase GcvT; its protein translation is MEDLKATPLQAHHEGLKALMAPFGGWLMPIQYEGIIAEHRWCREKAALFDICHMGEFRFRGDIQAGGLEDVFTFSVKGIPIGRSRYGFLLNPSGGVIDDLIVFRLAEDEVMIVVNAATAPNDFKVIASRLKEPAQLVDISVQTGKLDLQGPLSREVLVEHLGSELGALPFFKFTRTRVLGEDAIVSRTGYTGELGYEIFLPSGKTAELWELLLKDPRVAPAGLGARDLLRLEMGYSLYGNDIDEKISPIAAGLTAFVNLDKDFVGKDALLKERETGPENVKVAFRVDSRRSPRHFYEILHQGAQVGMVTSGAFSPMLSCGIGMGYVKPEAAALGTRLTIKHERVEMEAQVVELPFYTGGSLRA
- the gcvH gene encoding glycine cleavage system protein GcvH, producing the protein MAKFFTKEHEWVEMDGAQAIVGISEHAAHELGDITFVELPKIGKSVKQFDTLAGIESVKAASDIYAPVSGKVAQVNDKLEDAPELVNQGAESEGWICRLEGVDASELGALLDAAAYAKYLEGL
- a CDS encoding 2-hydroxyacyl-CoA dehydratase family protein, whose protein sequence is MRRVGFTTTIPLEVLIAAGVVPIDLNNVFITHHDNASLIEDAELTGFPRNVCAWIKGIYGAVVQSGVTELIAVTEGDCSYTKALMEVLSLNGVHVYPFAYPAGREAVPLKKEIEKLMGQFGVDWDHVGEAKKRLDRIRAKVHEIDRLSWQEDKVTGEENHYFQVCTSDMNGDPDAFEAEVDAFIAAAAVRAPRHERLRLAFLGVPPIISGLYGFLEEVGARVVFNETQRQFSMPFGIEDLVEQYRAYSYPYDIFHRLADISREIEKRRIDGVIHYVQSFCFRQIEDMVLRKSIKLPIMTLEGDKPGAIDARTKIRVEGFLELLEDRD